The DNA window ATTCAGAGCCGGAAGCCTGAGCCGATCCTGATCGGCGAGGGTTTCGCGACCCTGGCGACGCTGCATGAGGAGACCGGCGCCCCGGCGGTGATCGCCTTCAACGCGACCAATCTCCTGGCCGTAGCCAAGGCGATGCGCAGTTTGAACCCGCGCGACGAGATCCTGATCTGCGGGGACGACGACCGGTGGACCGAGGGCAATCCGGGCCGGAGCAAGGCGCGGGCGGCGGCGTTGGCGATCGGCGCCAAGGTGCTGATGCCGGACTTCAGTGGACTGGATCTGGGCAGCCGTCCAACGGACTGGAACGATTGGTTTCGGCTGCAACAAGCGGCCAGGGGGGTGGCGGCATGAGCCAGAACCGCAAACTCAAGCCGCGCCGGGGCATCCGCATCAAAGCGATTCCAGAGACCGTCCAGGCCGATCTGGTCCCAATGGTCGATTCAGAAACACCAGAATCAGACGCTACCCCAGTCAATGACGCTACCGCGCTGAATCAGGAGCCGAAAACCGGTAGCGTCGGCGAGAGTCCCGACACGTTACCGACGCGACCAGCCGATATCCTCGATGGGGCGATCAATCCGGCGACGGATCCGCCGGGTGAGGATGAAACCCTGGTCGAGTGTCCACCAATCGCGACCGAATGCCCCTGCTGGCGCGTCTATCTTGACTGGTGGCAGGCGGGTCAGGACAAGCGCCGGCCGGGCGTCTATTACCATGGCCGCGACAAAAACGAGTTGGGCGAAGCGGTCCGCACCGACGAATGGCTGTGTGGACCGCTGATCCTGGAGGCGACCACCTTCGACCGTCGCAATGAGTCATTCGGGCGTCTGCTGCGGTTTCGGGATGTGCGTGGGAATTGGCACGAATGGAACATGCCGATGCACCTGCTGCGCGGCTCCTGCGAGGAACTGCGCGGCGAGTTGCTGGACCTGGGGCTGGAGATCAACCCGAACTCACGCGGCAAGCTGGCCAACTATCTGCTGCACAAGGCGCCCAAGCGCGAAGTGACGGCGGCGCTGTCGCTGGGCTGGCACGACGACACCTTCGTGCTGCCGGATGTCTCGATCGGGACCGAGGCGATCCGCTTCCAATCCGAGACGGCCACGGTGGCGGACTTCGACCAGCGCGGCACCCTCCTGGACTGGCAGACCCAGGTCTGCGCGCTCGCGCGTGGCAACACCAGTCTGACGCTGGCGATCTCGGCGGCCCTGGCCGGACCCCTGCTGGCACGGGTCCACGTCGAATCCTGCGGGCTCCATCTCTATGGTGAGTCATCGGGTGGCAAGACGACCGCCTTGCAGGCCGCCGTCTCGGTCTGGGGCTCGCGCGACCTGCTGCGCACCTGGCGCGGCACGGGCAATGGGCTGGAGGCCGCGGCGGCGGAATCGACCGATACCCTGCTGGCGCTCGACGAGATCAACGAGGCCGATGGCAAGGAGATCGGCAGCATCGTCTATGCGCTGGCGAACGGGCGCGGCAAGTCGCGCGCCAACCGCTCGGGCGGCGCCCGGCGCATCGCCCGCTGGCGCACGGTGGTCCTCTCCAGCGGCGAGAAGACCCTGGAGGCGCGAATGCTCGAATCCGGTGCCCGTCACCATGCCGGTCAGGATGTGCGTCTGCTGAATCTGCCCGCCGATGGACGCCGCTACGGCACCTTCGACGAGATCCACGGGCGCGACTCGGCGCGTGCCTTCGCCGACGAGATCAAGACCGCCAGCGCGCGCTGCTACGGGACGGCGGGGCGCGCCTTCGTGCAGTTCCTCGTCGCGCATCTGAGCGAGGACTACGGGGCCATGGTCAAGGCCCTGACCGATCGCATGCCGACCCTGGAGGGCCAGGAGGCACGCGCGGCCCGGCAGTTCGCCTTGATCGGCACGGCGGGTGAGCTGGCGACCCAGGCCGGGATCACCGGCTGGGAGCCGGGCGCGGCGACCAAGGCGGCGACCGATGCCTTCCTGGTGTGGCGGGACGCGCGCGGCAGCGGCAATGCCGAGGCGTCGAAGATCCTGGACGCCATTCGCGATTTTATCGAGCGGTATGGCGATACCCGCTTCACCGCTGTCGACGACCGCGATGGTCGGCTGCTGCGTGGTGAGCGCGCGGGGTACACCAAGGTGATCGAGGGGCGGTTGGCGTACCTGCTGACACCCGGTGGACTCGGCGAGGCGATCAAGGGCTTCGACCGCAAGCGCGCGCTCGACGTGCTGGCGTCTGCCGGCTGGTTGCTGGGCAAGGCGGGGTCGAAGGGCGAACGGCGTCTCCAATGCAAGATCGATGGTCGCAACGTCGGTCTCTACGCCATTTGCCTGCCGGATGACGAGCAGGACGGCGACGACGCCACCGACAAACGCCGGGAGGCCGCTTGAGATGAGCCTGCTGGAACAGTTCACCGCAACCGTCGAGGCCACACTCGGCGCTCGGGTCGCGTCGGTCGCGTCAGCGAGTCATCCGGACGCTACCGCTTATCCGCTTGCGGAACAAGACGGTCGCGTCGGTCGCACGAGTAGCGTCGAGCAAGGCGCATCCCGAGGTGCCGGTCATCTGCCACCCCTGACCGCCGATCAACGGGCGGATATCCGTGAGGTCATCGACGAGCGCGCGGCCATTCTGGAGTACGAAGCAGGAACGCCCCGCCCCGAGGCCGAGGCGCGGGCAGCAAACGCGATGCGAGTCTACCGCTATCGCCTGACCGACCGGCCAGCGGACTGGTTGGTGATGATTGCGCCGGGCTGCGAGTTGGACGCGGCGCGGCGCACCTTGATCGCCCGCTTCGGGATCGAGCGACTGCTGGAGGTCCAGATCCATCGTCCGGAGGTAATGCCATGAGCCCGACTCAACAACAGACGATCCATGACTCCAGCCGTTCGATCGCGGATCAAGCGTCCGGGTCAGTCGCTGGGTTCCGCGACACGACAGACACGAACCACGACGGTCAAGCCATGCCAAACACGGAAGCGGAATCGATGAACGAGCAGTCGGTGATGCCGCTTCTGGTGGCGCAGGATGTGGCTCTTGCCGCAACGAAAGGCGGTTATGACGCGGTCCGCTTCAATGCCCTGAAGCACGGCATTCTGTCCAGGCTGACGGTCCTGGCCCATGAAGATCAGAACGAGTTTGCCGACCTGCTGGCGGCGCTGATCGAGGAGCATCGCCCGGCGGGCATGACCGAGCGGCATCTGATCGAGGAACTGGCCGCAATCATCTGGCGCAAGCGACGGGTCTTGCTGGCGGAAGGGGCGGCGATCAACCGTGGTTTACGCAGCGTCGCCCATAGCCAGCACGACAGCCCGATTCCGGCGGCGGCGCCCTTCGAGCGGGGGCTGTCGAAAGAGGGACGCGACCTGCCCGACCTGCTGACGGCGAATCCGGAAGAGATCGCCGAACGGCGACGCAACGCGGAGCTGGACTTGACCGCCACCCGGAAGGCGGCGGCGATCCTGCGCAAGGGTGGACCCAATGCCTATGCGAAAGCGCGGCGAGCGCTGATCCAGGAATCCCGCGACTGGTGGGATGAGCAGACCGAGGAAGAGGAATACCCAGCGACCGCCGCGGGGTTGGCGCAATTCATCCGCAAGACGCTGGAGCCCATCGGCATTCGGATGGAGCAGGAAGCCCGCTTGACCCCCGCGATCCAGGTGCAAACCCTCGGCGAAGGGCTGCAAGTGCATCGTCTGGAGAAGCTCAACCGCTACGAAACGCACCTCGACCGCAAGTTCGAGCGCACGCTGGCCATGATTCTGAAGCTGAAACAGCTTCGAGGCGGGTGAAATGCCGTCACTGGACATCGGGCGTCAACCCAGTCAGGACAAGGCTTCCGCCAGTTTCGGCGTCAACCAGTCGCCAAAACTGACTGATGATTTCGGCAAAATCCGGGAGAAAAAAGCATGGGCGGGATCGGCAGCGGACGACGCCATCAAGGCGGCCGGGGTACCACGAGCGATTATCGGTCACTGGACGTGCGGCGGCTGCAACGCGATGGGTTGCTGACGCCGGGACAGGCTTTCGGCTGGAACTGGACGCGCGACGGGGAAAGACTGGTATCGATCTTCATTCGGACAGCAACCGACAAGCTGACTTTGAGCTATCGCCACCAGCGCGCCGGGAGTGATTGGCAACCGATGGAATACGCGGTTCCGTTGGACTGGACAAACTGCACCTACGGCGGATCACGCCCCTGGTTTCTCTGTCCGGCGACTGGCTGCGGGCGACGGGTGGCCAAACTCTACCTCGGCGGATCGGGCGTCTTTGCCTGCCGGCACTGCTACCGGCTGGCCTATGACTGTCAGCGCGAAACCGACGATGATCGCGCGACGCGGCGGGCGGAGACCATTCGGCAACGGCTGGACTGGGAGGCGGGTATTCTGAACCTCCCCGGCCGACGGCCGAAGGGCATGCACCGGCGCACCTTCGAGCGGTTGAAGCACCAGCATGATCGTTTCGTCAGCGCCTTGATCGCTGGGATGGCCAGTCGGCTGCGGTTGGTGGAGAAAGGGCTGGGCGGGTTACTGGACGACTTGGATGTCGACTGGTGAATCTGTTTCGCAAAACAGGCGTAGTCGTCAGCGCGCGAACCGAAGCTCGGAGCGGCAGATCGTGATCAAGCATTCCTGGGAGTGGGGGTAAAAGTGGGGGTAATTTTCGGGTGTTGGCCGAAAATGAAAAAGGCTTAGCAACCGCTTGATACTAAGCCTTTGATTTATTGGTCGGGGCGAGAGGATTTGAACCTCCGACCACCTGAACCCCATTCAGGTGCGCTACCAGGCTGCGCTACGCCCCGATAAGACGGCGAATCATAAAGCCTAACCAACCGAACGTCAACGCCGCAGTATCTGGAGAATCTCTTCGAGCTCCAGACGTAACTGGCGCAGAACCTGATGGGTTTGATTCATGTCGTGCTTGGCGCCTTCTCCGCTCAATTGCTGACGGGCGCCGCCGATGGTGAATCCCTGGTCGTACAGCAGGTTGCGGATCTGGCGCACGATCAAAACATCGTGGCGTTGGTAATAACGTCGGTTGCCGCGGCGCTTGACCGGCTTGAGCTGCGGAAATTCCTGTTCCCAGTAGCGCAAGACGTGCGGTTTGACGCCACACAGTTCGCTGACTTCACCGATGGTGAAGTAACGCTTGCCGGGAATCGGCGGGAGATCGCCGTCTCCTGGCTCGTCGCCACTAACCATCGGTTCCAGCATAGGCTTCCACCCGCGATTTGAGCTTCTGGCCTGGACGGAAGGTCACGACACGCCGCGCGGTGATGGGAATTTCCTCGCCGGTCTTGGGGTTGCGGCCCGGACGCTCGTTTTTCTCGCGCAGGTCGAAGTTGCCAAACCCGGACAGCTTGACCTGCTCCCCCCGCTCCAGGGCGGTGCGAATCTCCTCGAAAAACATCTCGACGATATCCTTGGCCTCGCGTTTGTTCAGGCCAAGTTCATCGAATAGATGCTCTGCCATTTCGGCTTTGGTCAACGCCATACCCTCAATCCCTCAATCGTGCGTCAAGTTCCGAAGTAAGGCGATCCAGAATCCGCCCTACCTCGACTTCAATGATTTCTTCGGTCAGTGTCTGGGAAGAAGACTGTAAAATCAATCCTAAAGCAAGACTTTTTCGTCCAGAATCGACGTTCTTGCCGGTATAGACATCGAACAGGATGACCTCGCGCAGCAGTTCCGTGGCGGCGGCGCGAACGCAGTCGGCAACCCTCTCGTAGCCGATCTGTGCGTCGATGACGATCGCCAGATCGCGACGAATACCAGGGAAACGCGAGATCGGCGCATAGCGGGGCAGGATGCCGTCCGCCAGCGGTGCCAGATCCAGTTCGAACAGAAAGGCGTCGCCGGTGAGATCGAGCTTGGCGGCCAGCGAGGGATGCAGCATCCCCATCAGACCCACGGGTTTCCCTTCGCGCTCGATCCGGGCCGTCTGCCCCGGATGCAGGGCCGGATGCGCGCCGGCGACGAACCTGAATTGCGCGGGCGCGCCGGTCAGCGCCAGCAGGGCTTCCACGTCGGCCTTGAGGTCGTAAAAATCGACCTTGCCAGATTGCTGGCCCCACTGTTCGGGAGCGGCCGTGCCGATGACCAGACCGGCGAGCCCCGGTTCCTGTCGCAGACCGTCGGCGCCGATCCGAAACCGCAGACCCGACTCGAAGATCCGCACCCGCTCCAGTTGACGGGTCTGATTGTAACGGGCGGTCTGCAACAGGCCGGCCCAGAGGCTGGTGCGCATGATAGAGAGTTCGGCGCTGATGGGGTTGGCCAACCGCAGGGTGTCGGCCTCGGGTTCGACCAGCGACTGGATCTCGGGGCTGACGAAACTGTAGGTGATGACCTCGTGGAAACCGCGGTCGACCAGGGCCAGGCGCGCGCGGTCGAGATCGAACGCGGCCTCGGGCGTGGATTGGGTGACCGAGGCGGCACTGGCGTGGCTCACCGGGATGTTGTCGTAGCCATGGATCCGGCCGATGTCGGCGATCAGGTCGACTTCGTGGACCAGATCGAAACGCGCGCTGGGCGGGGTGACCCGCCAGCCGTCATCGAGACGTTCGACGGCCATGCCCAGGCGTTCCAGCACATCGGCGATGGTCGTGGCGGGCAGTTCGAGCCCGAGAATCCAGGCGACGCGCGCCTCGCGCAGATGCAGGGGTTCGCGTCGCGGCAGATGGGTCGCGTCGACCGCTTCCACCACGGGGCCGACCTGGCCGCCGACGATGTCCAGCAGGAGACGGGTCGCGCGCTCGATCGCGCGGACCTGAAGTTGCGGGTCGACACCGCGCTCGAAACGGTGCGAGGAATCGGTATGAAAGCCGTAACCGCGCGCCTTGCCGCTAATGGCGAGCGGCGCGAAAAAGGCGCTTTCGAGCAGGATATCGCGGGTCTCAGGGCCAACGCCGGTCGCGGCGCCGCCCATGATGCCGGCCATGGCCACCGCCTGGTTGGCGTCGGCAATCACCAGGGTGTCGGCGCGCAGTTCGATTTCATCGCCGTTGAGCAACGCGAGCCGTTCGCCGGCCTGGGCCAGACGCACCTCGATCCCGCCGCTGAGTTTGGCGAGATCGAACCCGTGCATGGGCTGACCCAATTCGAGCATGACATAGTTGGTGACATCCACGACGGGGCTGATCGCGCGCAGTCCGGCGCGGCGCAGGCGTTCCTGCATCCACACAGGCGTTGCGGCGGTCGGATCGACCTGGCGGATGACCCGGCAGACGTAGCGCGGGCAGGCGTCGGGAGCCAGCAGACGCACCGTCACGCGGTCGTCGCAGGTTGGCGCCACGGGTTGCACGGCAGGCGCCCGCAGCGGGACGCGGTTGATAACCGCGACCTCGCGGGCGAGCCCGGCGATGCCGAGACAGTCGCCCCGATCCGGAGTCAGGTCGACCTCGATGCAATGGTCGTCCAGGGCCATCCAAGCGCGGAAGTCCTCGCCCACGGGGGCGTCCGCCGACAGGGGCAGGATGCCATCGGAGGTCTCGGCCAGTCCGAGTTCGGTGGCGGAGCAGATCATGCCGAAGGACGCGACACCGCGCAGCTTGGCCTTTTTGATCTTGAAGTCGCCGGGCAGACAGGCACCGACCGTGGCGACCGGAATCTTCATACCCTCGGCGACATTGGCCGCGCCGCAGATGATCTGGAGCGGTTCGTCCTGGCCCAGATCGACCGTACAGATGCGCAGCTTGGCGGCATCCGGATGGGGCGCGATGCGCTGCACCAGGCCGATCGAGACGCCGCTGAAAGCGGGGGCCGCCGGTTCGACGGCGTCCACTTCCAGACCCGCCATGCTGAGCTGATCGGCCAATTGTTGGGTGTCGACCGGCGGATTCACCCACTCGCGCAGCCAAGCCTCACTGAATCGCATATCGCGCTTTCCCGTGTGCGACTCTCAAAGCGCGTTGCGCGTTGAGAGAAACTGAATTTATATTTTTAAAAACATATGATTTTTCGATAGAAAAATCATTAGGCGAACTGGCGCAGGTATCTTAGGTCATTATCGAAATTGAGCCGGATATCGTCGATGCCGTAGCGCAGCATGGCGAGCCGCTCGACGCCCATGCCGAAGGCGTAGCCAAGATGGCGCTCGGGATCGATCCCGACATGCTTGAACACCTCGGGATAGACCATGCCGCAACCGAGTACTTCCAGCCAGCCGGTCTGTTTGCAGACCCGGCAGCCGTCGCCGCCGCACATCACGCATTGGATGTCGACCTCCGCCGAGGGTTCGGTGAAGGGGAAATAGGACGGGCGGAAGCGCAGTTCCAGATCGCGCTCGAAGAAGTTGCGCAGAAAGTCGTAGAGCACGCCCTTGAGGTCGGCGAAACTGACCTCTTCGTCGACCAGCAGACCCTCGACCTGATGGAACATGGGGGTATGAGTCAGGTCGGAATCGCAACGATAAACCCGGCCCGGCGCGATGATCTTGAGCGGCGGGGCCTGCTGTTCCATCACCCGAATCTGCACCGGCGAGGTATGGGTGCGCAACAGCCGGTCG is part of the Thiocystis violascens DSM 198 genome and encodes:
- a CDS encoding MerR family transcriptional regulator codes for the protein MLEPMVSGDEPGDGDLPPIPGKRYFTIGEVSELCGVKPHVLRYWEQEFPQLKPVKRRGNRRYYQRHDVLIVRQIRNLLYDQGFTIGGARQQLSGEGAKHDMNQTHQVLRQLRLELEEILQILRR
- a CDS encoding DUF927 domain-containing protein, whose product is MSQNRKLKPRRGIRIKAIPETVQADLVPMVDSETPESDATPVNDATALNQEPKTGSVGESPDTLPTRPADILDGAINPATDPPGEDETLVECPPIATECPCWRVYLDWWQAGQDKRRPGVYYHGRDKNELGEAVRTDEWLCGPLILEATTFDRRNESFGRLLRFRDVRGNWHEWNMPMHLLRGSCEELRGELLDLGLEINPNSRGKLANYLLHKAPKREVTAALSLGWHDDTFVLPDVSIGTEAIRFQSETATVADFDQRGTLLDWQTQVCALARGNTSLTLAISAALAGPLLARVHVESCGLHLYGESSGGKTTALQAAVSVWGSRDLLRTWRGTGNGLEAAAAESTDTLLALDEINEADGKEIGSIVYALANGRGKSRANRSGGARRIARWRTVVLSSGEKTLEARMLESGARHHAGQDVRLLNLPADGRRYGTFDEIHGRDSARAFADEIKTASARCYGTAGRAFVQFLVAHLSEDYGAMVKALTDRMPTLEGQEARAARQFALIGTAGELATQAGITGWEPGAATKAATDAFLVWRDARGSGNAEASKILDAIRDFIERYGDTRFTAVDDRDGRLLRGERAGYTKVIEGRLAYLLTPGGLGEAIKGFDRKRALDVLASAGWLLGKAGSKGERRLQCKIDGRNVGLYAICLPDDEQDGDDATDKRREAA
- the ihfA gene encoding integration host factor subunit alpha — encoded protein: MALTKAEMAEHLFDELGLNKREAKDIVEMFFEEIRTALERGEQVKLSGFGNFDLREKNERPGRNPKTGEEIPITARRVVTFRPGQKLKSRVEAYAGTDG
- the pheT gene encoding phenylalanine--tRNA ligase subunit beta, producing MRFSEAWLREWVNPPVDTQQLADQLSMAGLEVDAVEPAAPAFSGVSIGLVQRIAPHPDAAKLRICTVDLGQDEPLQIICGAANVAEGMKIPVATVGACLPGDFKIKKAKLRGVASFGMICSATELGLAETSDGILPLSADAPVGEDFRAWMALDDHCIEVDLTPDRGDCLGIAGLAREVAVINRVPLRAPAVQPVAPTCDDRVTVRLLAPDACPRYVCRVIRQVDPTAATPVWMQERLRRAGLRAISPVVDVTNYVMLELGQPMHGFDLAKLSGGIEVRLAQAGERLALLNGDEIELRADTLVIADANQAVAMAGIMGGAATGVGPETRDILLESAFFAPLAISGKARGYGFHTDSSHRFERGVDPQLQVRAIERATRLLLDIVGGQVGPVVEAVDATHLPRREPLHLREARVAWILGLELPATTIADVLERLGMAVERLDDGWRVTPPSARFDLVHEVDLIADIGRIHGYDNIPVSHASAASVTQSTPEAAFDLDRARLALVDRGFHEVITYSFVSPEIQSLVEPEADTLRLANPISAELSIMRTSLWAGLLQTARYNQTRQLERVRIFESGLRFRIGADGLRQEPGLAGLVIGTAAPEQWGQQSGKVDFYDLKADVEALLALTGAPAQFRFVAGAHPALHPGQTARIEREGKPVGLMGMLHPSLAAKLDLTGDAFLFELDLAPLADGILPRYAPISRFPGIRRDLAIVIDAQIGYERVADCVRAAATELLREVILFDVYTGKNVDSGRKSLALGLILQSSSQTLTEEIIEVEVGRILDRLTSELDARLRD
- the pheS gene encoding phenylalanine--tRNA ligase subunit alpha: MVEQTELGIASLREAALVAIEKAADLMGLDQVRVRYLGKTGDLTVLLKQLGALPAAERPAAGQEINQAKVAVQNAIDARRTALEEASLASRLAAERIDITLPGRGQQPGGLHPVTRALRRIERLFANAGFAVVEGPEVEDAYHNFEALNIPAHHPARAMHDTFYFDADRLLRTHTSPVQIRVMEQQAPPLKIIAPGRVYRCDSDLTHTPMFHQVEGLLVDEEVSFADLKGVLYDFLRNFFERDLELRFRPSYFPFTEPSAEVDIQCVMCGGDGCRVCKQTGWLEVLGCGMVYPEVFKHVGIDPERHLGYAFGMGVERLAMLRYGIDDIRLNFDNDLRYLRQFA